The following are encoded in a window of Brevibacillus ruminantium genomic DNA:
- the preA gene encoding NAD-dependent dihydropyrimidine dehydrogenase subunit PreA, with translation MADLRINLAGIESPNPFWLASAPPTNSGHQVQRAFEAGWGGAVWKTLGEPIMNVTSRFAALHYGGQRVLGFNNIELITDRPLEENLKEMEETKRLYPKHTLIASLMVEHKREAWHEIVKQVEAIGVDGLELNFGCPHGMAERGMGSAVGQHPDLIRQQVEWVKEVAQTPVIVKLTPNITDIRFTARAASQGGADAISMINTINSLIGVDLDSWLPIPHVDGKGAHGGYCGPAVKPIALNMVAECARDPQVGIPISGIGGISTWQDAVEFLLMGASGVQVCTAAMHHGFRIVEDMIDGLNNYLDQRGIPSVMDIVGKAVHTYSDWGNLNLNYKIVARIHEETCINCNKCHIACEDTSHQCIDIVTDEMTGKERLVVREEDCVGCNLCSIVCPVEGTIEMVEIPTEQPPLTWNQRQAALAAGGSCEIKSE, from the coding sequence ATGGCAGATTTACGCATCAATTTGGCCGGTATTGAGTCGCCCAATCCATTTTGGCTGGCTTCGGCACCGCCCACCAACTCCGGGCATCAGGTACAGCGCGCTTTTGAAGCGGGGTGGGGAGGTGCCGTTTGGAAAACTTTGGGCGAACCGATTATGAACGTGACCTCCCGTTTCGCAGCTCTTCATTACGGCGGCCAACGAGTACTCGGCTTTAATAATATCGAACTGATTACAGACCGTCCGTTGGAAGAAAACCTGAAAGAGATGGAGGAGACGAAAAGGCTCTATCCCAAGCACACCTTGATTGCTTCGCTGATGGTAGAGCACAAGCGGGAAGCGTGGCACGAGATTGTCAAACAAGTGGAGGCCATCGGTGTAGACGGGCTGGAGCTGAACTTTGGCTGCCCGCACGGCATGGCAGAGCGGGGCATGGGCTCGGCCGTGGGACAGCATCCCGATCTGATCAGGCAGCAGGTGGAATGGGTCAAAGAGGTGGCCCAGACGCCGGTAATCGTCAAGCTGACACCCAACATTACGGACATCCGCTTCACAGCGCGGGCGGCGTCGCAGGGTGGAGCAGATGCCATCAGCATGATCAATACCATCAACAGTCTGATCGGAGTGGATCTGGACTCCTGGCTCCCGATCCCTCATGTTGACGGAAAAGGCGCGCACGGCGGCTACTGCGGTCCTGCGGTCAAGCCGATCGCCCTCAACATGGTTGCCGAATGCGCCCGTGATCCCCAAGTAGGGATTCCCATTTCCGGGATTGGCGGTATCTCCACCTGGCAGGATGCGGTTGAGTTTTTGCTGATGGGAGCAAGCGGCGTCCAGGTCTGTACAGCGGCCATGCATCACGGGTTCCGCATTGTCGAAGACATGATTGATGGACTGAACAACTATCTGGATCAGCGCGGAATCCCTTCGGTTATGGATATTGTGGGAAAAGCCGTTCATACCTACTCCGACTGGGGCAATCTGAATTTGAACTACAAGATCGTCGCCCGCATTCACGAGGAGACCTGTATCAACTGCAATAAATGCCACATCGCCTGCGAGGATACGTCCCATCAATGTATTGATATCGTGACGGATGAGATGACCGGAAAAGAAAGGCTTGTGGTACGGGAAGAGGATTGCGTCGGTTGTAACCTCTGCTCCATCGTCTGTCCGGTAGAAGGAACGATCGAAATGGTGGAGATCCCTACAGAACAGCCGCCGCTCACCTGGAATCAGCGCCAGGCTGCGCTGGCCGCCGGTGGTAGCTGCGAGATCAAGAGCGAGTAA